In the Leptospira sp. WS4.C2 genome, one interval contains:
- a CDS encoding IspD/TarI family cytidylyltransferase: MNQLYVVLLAGGTGSRMGTEVPKQFLKVRGESLLRHSVKRFRKFGLTKSITVVSHPDWILETEKELDDVLEGNDRIVPGGESRHLSTLCGLESIPYDTKDIIFIHDVARPNFKQNELYQLVEQTKIFGGATIVGKSTESLVRVRLHQNYTEEPLKREEVYSVKTPQSIAGFMIQELLLVELPTDLKKHPTDLCTWMGKRKVGIVETDYHNIKVTSPGDAELADSLFWEELPTVE, from the coding sequence ATGAACCAATTGTATGTTGTCCTACTTGCGGGTGGGACAGGTTCTAGGATGGGAACTGAGGTTCCCAAACAATTTTTGAAAGTGAGGGGAGAGTCCCTTCTCAGACATTCGGTCAAACGGTTTCGAAAGTTTGGACTTACCAAATCCATCACGGTTGTCTCCCACCCTGATTGGATTTTAGAAACAGAAAAAGAACTGGATGATGTATTGGAAGGGAACGATCGCATTGTTCCTGGGGGAGAGAGCCGCCATCTGTCTACGTTATGCGGTCTGGAATCCATTCCCTATGATACAAAGGATATCATATTTATCCATGATGTGGCACGACCCAACTTCAAACAAAATGAATTGTATCAGTTGGTAGAACAAACGAAAATTTTTGGTGGTGCTACCATTGTTGGAAAGTCTACGGAGAGTTTGGTGCGAGTTCGTCTGCACCAAAACTATACCGAAGAACCATTAAAAAGAGAAGAAGTCTATTCTGTCAAAACCCCACAATCCATTGCTGGATTTATGATTCAGGAACTTTTGCTTGTGGAACTTCCAACGGATTTAAAAAAACATCCGACAGACCTTTGTACTTGGATGGGAAAAAGAAAGGTCGGCATTGTAGAAACCGACTATCACAATATCAAAGTCACAAGTCCTGGGGATGCAGAACTTGCTGATTCATTGTTTTGGGAAGAACTACCGACCGTGGAATAA
- a CDS encoding zinc dependent phospholipase C family protein: protein MAGKITHIEALSQVKKHLEHGNATQRRIAALLSRPDVAPYANLGAVAPDIFYFYHVLQPKRTKKAAFFGDLAHHDRVAELILSFLDQVYDTEMGLYRDRFLAFTLGYICHCVVDIQTHPYIFYISGDYYNNDKKISYQAQVNHMKVEFGLDTLLINHRWGMSAKEYDFPQYIDIRHRTVGIKNKMDPVLWNFWLQSIKETYPTEFASSYLGSEKKIIPGDILNESYLGFYRFTSTLDSRSAFMRGLVSVVDTLTFHKYNASVLMLPAMDEINPKIMNDEKREWFYPADPKRKFNDSFIELLNQASQASKEILTRAYEYSFSPESRSKILESLGGYNLDTGLRYHGIDHMKEFSPLV from the coding sequence ATGGCAGGAAAGATTACACATATTGAAGCTCTCTCCCAAGTGAAAAAACATTTGGAACATGGAAATGCGACCCAACGTCGGATTGCCGCATTACTCTCAAGACCTGATGTTGCACCTTACGCCAACCTCGGTGCCGTGGCTCCCGATATCTTTTACTTCTATCACGTGTTGCAACCCAAACGAACAAAGAAAGCCGCTTTCTTCGGAGACCTGGCCCACCACGACCGGGTTGCCGAACTCATCCTTAGTTTTCTGGACCAAGTGTATGATACAGAAATGGGTTTATACCGTGATCGTTTCCTTGCTTTCACATTAGGGTATATCTGTCATTGCGTGGTAGACATCCAAACTCATCCTTATATCTTTTATATCTCGGGCGATTACTATAACAACGATAAGAAGATCTCTTACCAAGCACAAGTGAACCACATGAAAGTGGAGTTTGGACTAGACACACTTCTTATCAACCACCGCTGGGGAATGAGTGCCAAAGAATATGACTTTCCTCAATACATTGATATCCGTCATAGAACCGTGGGGATCAAAAACAAAATGGATCCTGTCCTTTGGAACTTTTGGTTGCAATCCATCAAAGAAACCTATCCTACCGAGTTTGCTTCTTCCTATTTGGGTTCCGAAAAAAAAATCATCCCAGGGGATATCTTAAATGAATCTTACCTTGGGTTTTATAGATTCACATCCACTTTGGATTCGAGAAGTGCTTTTATGCGTGGGCTTGTGAGTGTAGTGGATACGCTGACTTTTCATAAATACAATGCCAGTGTGCTTATGCTTCCCGCAATGGATGAAATCAATCCCAAAATTATGAACGATGAAAAGAGGGAATGGTTTTATCCGGCCGACCCCAAAAGAAAGTTCAATGACTCCTTTATCGAACTTTTGAACCAAGCAAGCCAAGCGAGTAAAGAAATTTTAACGAGAGCCTACGAATATAGTTTTTCTCCAGAAAGCAGATCGAAAATTCTGGAATCTCTCGGTGGTTATAATTTAGATACTGGTCTGCGTTACCACGGAATCGACCATATGAAGGAATTTTCTCCCCTCGTTTGA
- a CDS encoding cyclic nucleotide-binding domain-containing protein, with protein sequence MNILEFMQNISTQVYLRGDVIFREGDPHDGSMYCIMSGMFAVTKRTPDGSQEVIKGLGPGEFFGELSLLTRRPRAMTISVVSANARVGILRDDQFEKLARINTHFLFQLTKSTVEKLHRAEARLTELDKMLEEIKKEEEK encoded by the coding sequence ATGAACATACTGGAATTTATGCAAAATATCTCTACGCAAGTGTATTTGCGAGGGGATGTGATTTTTCGAGAAGGAGATCCACATGATGGAAGTATGTATTGTATCATGAGTGGGATGTTTGCCGTCACCAAACGGACACCAGATGGAAGCCAAGAAGTAATTAAAGGTTTGGGGCCTGGAGAATTTTTTGGAGAACTCTCACTGCTCACAAGAAGGCCTAGGGCCATGACTATCAGCGTGGTTTCAGCCAATGCACGGGTCGGAATCCTCCGGGATGATCAGTTTGAAAAATTAGCTCGGATCAATACTCATTTTTTATTCCAACTGACCAAAAGTACGGTCGAAAAACTCCACCGGGCGGAAGCCAGGCTTACGGAACTTGATAAAATGTTAGAAGAAATCAAAAAGGAAGAAGAGAAATGA
- a CDS encoding FG-GAP-like repeat-containing protein, translated as MVYKTFIQNLNLRLLPFLLSLCLGACWANPLTHPPIECIMKLSNFICPEKKGWEQWAPSIYLLLLQESTVTISNLTNHSIVETGFVVGTVPAGATFVNVGIDNSPPTQVPVIDGTWRYALPAKAITGTFWTYGSLHTIYAHLPYEKPNTIQVRMGTNHDTDGDGYPDLIVSASPAAGTQGYGYIYTTNPNLKQLNSTPNTTLTDGITQTYFGSRIASGDFNGDGYADVIVGAQAYLVGSYIGKAYLFLSKGQSGIPSQNLNAGGSADAILDGVTGTGRFGTNIIAADINHDGYGDAVFSSPWVNELFIFYSQGPNAISSQNTNTANFVFKNIAPNPDDNFGTFANAGDLNGDGFQDLVVSAATYSSNLGRIYIFVSNQGSLPASPQQILEAPLEPSPGCAAGVGCFFGTAFVLDYFNSDNCIDLAVGGYSFNSYQGIVHVYHSNCDPITPYSSIPNVTLLGPPTTSCNINRCNFGGTLASGDTNGDGLPDLLIGATGASAGIGDVYLVLNDPITGFRNMNLSAGGSADSLFSGANAVSNFSMSLRFQDTNADGLQDIVISEPTATNRVYTFHSLRGGVPASQNLNGSGVTSQTLAPPAGTSLGNTIAQWKTKAENYLWALVWKTKVYFGMI; from the coding sequence ATGGTTTATAAAACATTCATTCAAAATCTGAACCTTAGACTTTTACCTTTCCTTTTATCGTTATGCCTCGGGGCCTGTTGGGCCAATCCCCTCACCCACCCACCCATTGAATGCATTATGAAATTATCCAATTTTATCTGCCCAGAAAAAAAGGGCTGGGAACAGTGGGCTCCATCCATCTATCTTTTGTTATTACAAGAATCCACCGTTACGATTTCCAATCTCACCAACCACTCCATAGTCGAAACGGGATTTGTTGTGGGAACCGTTCCTGCAGGCGCCACCTTTGTGAATGTGGGAATTGACAACTCCCCTCCCACCCAAGTTCCTGTGATCGATGGAACTTGGAGATACGCATTGCCTGCCAAAGCAATCACTGGCACCTTCTGGACCTATGGAAGCCTTCATACTATTTATGCTCATTTACCTTATGAAAAACCCAATACCATCCAAGTGCGAATGGGAACAAACCACGATACCGATGGGGATGGGTATCCCGATTTAATTGTATCGGCAAGCCCGGCTGCAGGAACACAAGGATATGGTTATATATACACCACAAATCCCAATTTGAAACAACTGAATTCTACACCAAATACAACTCTAACAGACGGAATTACTCAAACCTATTTTGGGTCTCGAATTGCATCTGGAGACTTCAACGGAGATGGATATGCAGATGTGATTGTCGGGGCCCAAGCATATCTTGTCGGTAGTTATATTGGAAAGGCTTATCTTTTCCTTAGTAAAGGTCAGTCAGGAATTCCTTCTCAAAACCTAAATGCCGGTGGATCTGCGGATGCCATTCTTGACGGAGTGACAGGTACAGGGAGATTTGGAACAAACATAATAGCAGCTGATATTAATCATGATGGTTATGGGGATGCAGTATTTTCTTCTCCCTGGGTAAATGAATTATTTATTTTTTATAGCCAAGGCCCAAACGCAATATCATCGCAAAATACGAATACGGCGAATTTTGTTTTTAAAAATATTGCTCCTAATCCAGACGATAATTTTGGAACCTTTGCTAACGCAGGTGATCTCAATGGAGATGGGTTCCAAGATCTGGTTGTCAGTGCTGCAACCTATTCCTCTAACTTAGGAAGGATATATATTTTCGTTTCCAATCAAGGATCCTTACCTGCAAGTCCTCAACAAATCCTTGAAGCCCCACTGGAACCCTCACCTGGCTGCGCAGCAGGAGTTGGATGTTTTTTTGGCACTGCATTTGTCTTAGATTATTTTAACAGCGACAATTGTATTGATCTTGCTGTTGGAGGTTACTCTTTTAATTCCTACCAAGGAATTGTTCATGTCTATCATTCCAATTGCGATCCAATTACACCTTACTCAAGTATACCAAACGTAACACTTCTTGGTCCCCCTACAACGAGCTGCAATATCAACAGATGTAATTTTGGTGGGACCTTGGCTTCGGGAGATACGAATGGCGATGGACTGCCCGACCTACTGATTGGAGCCACGGGAGCTAGTGCCGGGATTGGTGACGTATACTTAGTGTTAAACGATCCAATTACAGGGTTTCGAAATATGAACTTAAGTGCGGGAGGATCTGCTGATAGCCTTTTTTCTGGCGCCAATGCGGTTTCTAATTTTTCTATGAGCCTTAGGTTCCAAGACACCAATGCCGACGGACTCCAAGATATTGTCATCTCGGAACCAACGGCCACTAATCGAGTGTATACGTTTCATAGTCTGCGCGGAGGTGTACCTGCAAGTCAAAATCTTAATGGAAGTGGAGTGACAAGCCAAACCCTTGCTCCGCCAGCAGGTACTTCTTTGGGAAATACAATCGCCCAATGGAAAACCAAAGCAGAGAATTATTTGTGGGCGTTGGTGTGGAAAACTAAAGTGTATTTTGGGATGATATAG
- a CDS encoding dihydrofolate reductase family protein, translated as MKTQGTLSAFLFLSLDGFYKGENEDISWHSHGPEESKFSEENLNSGNTLIFGKRTFLMMESFWTNKDAFQLFPGVAEQMKNAHKLVLSHSKLVTSWNHTNPLPPNWIEHIILLKKEGISMTILGSGEVVRQCSELALIDNYSLMIDPIVIGKGESLFGGFKSKQSLELESTRTFASGSVLLNYKRVPK; from the coding sequence ATGAAAACCCAAGGAACTCTTTCCGCTTTTTTATTTTTGTCTCTCGATGGATTTTATAAAGGAGAAAACGAAGACATCTCCTGGCATTCCCATGGTCCAGAGGAATCTAAGTTTTCGGAAGAAAATCTAAATTCAGGAAACACCTTAATCTTCGGAAAACGAACTTTCCTGATGATGGAATCCTTTTGGACAAACAAAGATGCCTTCCAATTATTCCCGGGTGTTGCAGAACAAATGAAAAATGCACATAAATTAGTGCTTTCCCATTCGAAACTCGTGACGAGTTGGAATCATACGAATCCCCTACCTCCCAACTGGATCGAACACATTATCCTTTTAAAGAAAGAAGGAATCAGTATGACAATCTTAGGAAGCGGAGAAGTAGTTAGACAATGCTCGGAACTTGCGTTAATCGACAATTATTCTCTTATGATTGACCCAATTGTCATTGGAAAAGGGGAATCTTTGTTTGGTGGATTCAAATCTAAACAATCGTTAGAACTCGAATCAACAAGAACCTTTGCTAGCGGGTCGGTATTACTCAATTACAAGCGAGTCCCAAAATAA
- a CDS encoding SH3 domain-containing protein, translating to MKKLILVTLFPLVFFQCKKAPAIEVGKNAFISATSLNARKTPSLDGEKVGKLRLGDEVKVLEKSEKETEIDGISEFWYRVQSSLITGWVFGGYLSITKVASKDAIIAAVRGNYVLCKLPNRLECTNTIEFDGENFVYREFTLYSGISEKLEGIFDVYSDHLVFDTKSRLIRPSIFIQYPQTDEERTAYDNAYFGYTSSDNYLVSLSTYPVVGKFDLYFYECNDKLLLMLEKKDKEVACASDYAYTKSSY from the coding sequence ATGAAGAAACTGATCTTAGTTACCCTTTTTCCCCTCGTTTTCTTTCAATGTAAAAAAGCACCAGCCATCGAAGTCGGCAAAAATGCATTTATTTCTGCAACTTCCCTCAATGCGAGAAAAACACCCTCCTTAGATGGAGAAAAAGTAGGAAAATTAAGATTAGGTGATGAAGTGAAGGTTTTGGAAAAATCGGAGAAAGAGACAGAGATTGATGGAATTTCTGAATTTTGGTATCGGGTTCAGTCGAGTTTGATCACTGGTTGGGTTTTTGGCGGATATCTTTCCATTACTAAAGTCGCATCAAAAGATGCAATCATCGCTGCTGTAAGAGGGAATTATGTTCTTTGTAAACTTCCTAACCGATTGGAATGCACAAATACAATCGAGTTTGATGGAGAAAATTTTGTTTATCGAGAGTTTACTTTGTATTCGGGTATCAGCGAAAAGTTAGAAGGAATTTTTGATGTCTATTCTGATCATTTAGTTTTTGATACAAAGTCTAGACTGATTCGTCCTTCTATTTTTATTCAATATCCGCAAACCGATGAAGAGAGAACTGCTTACGATAACGCTTATTTTGGATATACTAGCTCAGATAATTATTTGGTTTCCCTCAGCACCTACCCTGTGGTAGGTAAGTTCGATTTATATTTTTACGAATGTAACGACAAACTTTTGTTAATGTTAGAAAAGAAGGACAAAGAAGTTGCCTGTGCCAGCGATTATGCTTATACTAAATCTTCTTATTAA
- a CDS encoding PilZ domain-containing protein encodes MTLRFFNYPIPVLLVTLGFLAVPFLNVYITASLYDLDLDHFAMILSRIQPLQYVLSGLSAIIAYGLVTKKKFGYYLFLCFTFLILTYNVWMVLSVTLGKKIFLAGIRIHTADIIWNMVTTTLLLGTVFYFLRREIAAPYLSGIRRGWRTKYRETHPVPFHWTNADGEREGDGQTINISRNGILIPLPAHHFLKVGDPINLLLKLEKENREPISISVQAKIVRIDEESDGSEIAGVQLFFQINQREEKQIYETFLARVFAPRYPVSNPVNFSGKDNKICEGTLLNVSMEGLYIETSSVLDQNQICTVKIQTRSGDISVGGVVRWSNPQGKYGKPSGFGIQIDTIENRNLFRIWIWKQRFKLFHGR; translated from the coding sequence GTGACTTTGCGGTTCTTCAATTATCCCATTCCTGTTCTGCTGGTGACCCTAGGTTTTCTTGCAGTTCCCTTTCTGAATGTCTATATTACGGCATCCTTATACGATCTCGATTTAGACCATTTTGCAATGATTCTATCCAGAATCCAACCGTTACAATATGTACTCTCGGGACTCAGTGCCATCATCGCCTATGGCCTAGTTACCAAAAAGAAATTTGGATACTACCTTTTCCTTTGTTTTACCTTTCTCATTCTAACTTATAATGTTTGGATGGTTTTGTCAGTCACTCTCGGAAAGAAGATCTTTCTGGCTGGTATCCGCATCCATACGGCTGATATCATTTGGAATATGGTGACAACCACACTTCTCCTTGGGACTGTATTTTATTTCCTACGCAGAGAGATTGCCGCACCTTACTTAAGTGGAATTCGTCGCGGTTGGAGAACTAAATACAGAGAAACACATCCCGTTCCCTTTCATTGGACCAATGCCGATGGAGAACGCGAAGGCGATGGACAAACCATTAATATTTCCCGTAACGGTATCCTTATCCCCCTCCCTGCACATCACTTTCTGAAAGTGGGAGACCCAATCAATCTCCTCTTAAAGTTAGAAAAGGAAAATAGAGAACCCATTTCCATTTCTGTCCAAGCAAAGATTGTCCGTATCGATGAAGAGAGTGATGGTTCCGAAATTGCCGGTGTCCAACTCTTCTTCCAAATCAACCAAAGAGAAGAAAAACAAATCTACGAAACCTTTTTGGCAAGAGTCTTTGCACCAAGATATCCCGTTTCCAACCCAGTCAACTTTTCAGGAAAGGACAACAAAATTTGCGAAGGAACATTGCTGAATGTTTCCATGGAAGGATTGTATATTGAAACAAGTTCGGTTCTCGACCAGAACCAAATTTGTACTGTGAAAATCCAAACTAGATCGGGAGATATTTCGGTAGGTGGTGTGGTACGTTGGTCCAACCCACAAGGAAAGTATGGAAAACCTAGCGGGTTTGGAATTCAAATTGATACGATCGAAAACAGAAACTTATTTAGAATTTGGATTTGGAAACAACGTTTTAAATTATTCCACGGTCGGTAG
- a CDS encoding diaminopimelate decarboxylase, whose translation MTSIEKLKFLKEDQVRTLANEFGTPLFVYSEKEIEQKCDEALAFPNAFGLQVRYAMKANPNSNILQIMKKKGILIDASSEHEVVRALHFGFKPESIMLTSQELPKAFAELIGKGVKFNACSLRQLEAFGKVFPGKAVSIRFNPGLGSGHTKKTDVGGVTSSFGIWHEKLPEVKAIVEKYKIIVEKVHTHIGSGSDPEVWKAVAKYTLEYAEAFPTVTVVSLGGGYKVGRMEDEKSTDLLKIGAPVKPQFEEFATKYGRKLILEIEPGTYLIALCGALLTTVDDLVDTGPKGFRFLKLDTGMDSNTRPSLYGARHPLITVKKDGGVPKSNTEYVVVGHCCESGDVFTQKEGGEPITRLMGEAEIGDYVVMEAVGAYCAGMSTKNYNSFPETAEVLLRTNGEGKLIRKKEPVLEIFRNEILVVE comes from the coding sequence ATGACATCAATCGAAAAACTAAAGTTTTTGAAAGAAGACCAAGTGCGAACTTTGGCAAATGAATTTGGAACCCCGCTCTTTGTCTATTCCGAGAAAGAAATTGAACAAAAATGTGACGAAGCCCTCGCGTTTCCGAACGCCTTTGGGTTACAAGTCCGTTACGCCATGAAGGCAAATCCCAATTCCAATATCCTTCAGATTATGAAAAAGAAAGGCATCCTCATTGATGCTTCTTCGGAACATGAAGTGGTGCGTGCCCTTCACTTTGGATTCAAACCCGAATCCATCATGCTCACTTCTCAAGAATTACCGAAAGCCTTCGCGGAACTCATTGGCAAAGGGGTGAAATTCAATGCATGTTCTCTTCGCCAACTGGAAGCCTTTGGTAAGGTTTTTCCTGGAAAGGCTGTATCCATTCGTTTCAATCCGGGCCTTGGATCGGGTCATACCAAAAAAACGGATGTGGGGGGAGTCACTTCTTCCTTCGGAATCTGGCATGAAAAATTGCCGGAAGTGAAAGCTATTGTCGAAAAATACAAAATCATTGTCGAAAAAGTCCATACCCATATTGGATCGGGAAGTGACCCGGAAGTTTGGAAAGCGGTGGCAAAATATACTTTAGAATATGCGGAGGCCTTCCCAACGGTCACGGTGGTGAGTCTTGGTGGAGGATACAAAGTAGGGCGGATGGAAGATGAAAAATCGACCGACTTACTAAAGATTGGTGCTCCTGTGAAACCCCAATTCGAAGAATTTGCTACCAAATACGGAAGAAAACTCATATTAGAAATTGAACCTGGAACCTACCTCATTGCACTTTGCGGAGCCCTCCTCACAACAGTGGATGATTTAGTAGATACAGGCCCGAAAGGATTTCGTTTTTTAAAACTCGATACAGGGATGGATTCAAACACCAGACCTTCGTTATACGGTGCAAGACATCCTCTCATCACGGTAAAAAAAGACGGTGGAGTCCCAAAATCAAACACAGAGTATGTGGTTGTTGGTCACTGTTGTGAATCAGGAGATGTGTTTACCCAAAAAGAAGGGGGAGAACCCATCACTCGTCTTATGGGAGAAGCAGAAATCGGAGACTATGTGGTGATGGAGGCGGTCGGTGCTTATTGTGCCGGTATGTCCACGAAGAACTACAATAGTTTTCCAGAGACTGCCGAGGTGTTACTTCGTACCAATGGGGAAGGAAAACTCATCCGTAAAAAAGAACCAGTGCTTGAGATTTTTCGAAACGAAATCCTCGTTGTAGAATGA
- a CDS encoding VOC family protein: MKRTMIVVMVLFFGIGFSVCKKESNSGLVTEGNKGFKNMISIVEIPVTNLSRAIAFYQIILGVNIEKMTMGDTEMGVLPAVEGSVNVVLVKGKDYIPTNNGVLIYLNIGNDLQPALEKVEKNGGKVLLPKTEISPEMGYYAMFVDSEGNKIGMHSHR, from the coding sequence ATGAAAAGAACAATGATTGTAGTGATGGTTTTATTTTTTGGGATTGGTTTTAGTGTTTGTAAAAAAGAGAGTAACTCTGGTTTGGTGACAGAAGGAAACAAAGGATTTAAAAATATGATATCGATTGTAGAAATTCCAGTGACCAATTTATCAAGAGCCATCGCTTTTTACCAAATCATTCTAGGAGTGAACATTGAAAAGATGACAATGGGAGATACGGAAATGGGGGTTTTGCCAGCTGTAGAAGGTTCTGTCAATGTTGTTTTGGTAAAAGGAAAGGATTACATTCCTACTAACAATGGAGTTTTGATTTATCTTAACATAGGAAATGATTTACAACCTGCCCTAGAAAAAGTGGAAAAAAACGGAGGGAAGGTTCTATTGCCAAAAACAGAAATTAGTCCAGAGATGGGATACTATGCAATGTTTGTGGATTCTGAAGGAAATAAGATAGGGATGCATTCCCATCGTTAA
- a CDS encoding DUF6597 domain-containing transcriptional factor, which produces MDYQTYPPTPDLSSLVKCYWTLEIPRALEFPRQRIIPDGCVEMAFILGDDIKRYTNETDFILQPRACVIGHTTDPFYIEPTGSVKTFAIRFYPYGITNFVDISLESLSNKETPLEQIFGFNIAKELEEKIIQSVNTVTRIQIIEEFLLKQLKKKSTIDSIVRRTIDVILETKGSVSIGSLVLDDVTKRKQLERKFSKEVGVTPKKLGKMIRLQTALAMLLKEDSTNLIQIAYESDYFDQAHFIKDFKEFTGLNPKKFLKDKGMILSTLFYK; this is translated from the coding sequence ATGGATTACCAAACTTATCCTCCAACTCCTGATTTAAGTTCTCTAGTAAAATGTTATTGGACACTAGAAATTCCAAGAGCATTAGAATTCCCAAGGCAAAGAATCATTCCCGATGGTTGTGTCGAAATGGCATTCATCCTAGGGGATGATATCAAACGGTATACCAATGAAACAGATTTTATACTCCAGCCCAGGGCTTGTGTCATCGGGCATACGACAGATCCATTTTACATTGAGCCTACAGGTTCTGTGAAAACTTTTGCGATTCGGTTTTATCCTTATGGAATTACAAATTTTGTAGATATATCATTGGAAAGTTTATCAAACAAAGAAACTCCTCTCGAACAAATTTTTGGATTTAATATTGCTAAGGAGTTGGAGGAAAAAATCATTCAGTCAGTTAATACAGTCACTCGCATCCAAATCATAGAAGAGTTTTTACTGAAGCAACTTAAGAAAAAATCAACTATTGATAGTATTGTGAGACGAACCATTGATGTCATTCTGGAAACCAAGGGGAGTGTATCGATTGGATCTCTTGTTCTTGATGATGTTACAAAAAGAAAACAGCTGGAAAGAAAGTTCTCGAAAGAAGTGGGTGTGACTCCCAAAAAACTGGGAAAAATGATTCGATTGCAAACAGCTTTAGCGATGCTTCTTAAGGAAGATTCCACAAACCTAATACAAATTGCCTATGAAAGCGATTATTTTGATCAGGCTCATTTCATTAAAGATTTTAAGGAATTTACGGGTTTGAATCCGAAAAAGTTTTTAAAGGACAAAGGTATGATTCTTTCTACACTTTTTTACAAGTGA
- a CDS encoding YidB family protein: MSFFESLKAVAAQAVELVQNNPQIVSGIQKIVEENGGVSGIVQKFKDKGFADAASSWVGTGENVNIGASDVMKVLGNDSIQELAKKVGLDSEATAGLIGNLLPVVIDKLSPDGKEPGGDITSQLSSLASLFTK; this comes from the coding sequence ATGAGTTTTTTTGAAAGTTTAAAAGCCGTTGCAGCTCAGGCAGTTGAGCTCGTACAAAACAATCCACAAATCGTTTCTGGGATCCAAAAGATCGTAGAAGAGAATGGCGGCGTGTCAGGAATCGTACAAAAGTTTAAAGATAAAGGTTTTGCAGACGCCGCATCTTCTTGGGTGGGAACTGGCGAAAACGTGAATATCGGGGCATCCGACGTAATGAAAGTTCTTGGAAACGATTCCATCCAGGAACTTGCCAAAAAGGTAGGATTGGATTCGGAAGCCACAGCAGGTCTCATTGGAAATTTATTGCCTGTGGTGATCGATAAACTTTCTCCAGATGGAAAGGAACCAGGTGGTGATATCACTTCCCAACTATCTTCTTTAGCATCTCTTTTTACTAAATAA
- a CDS encoding Crp/Fnr family transcriptional regulator: MNVDHLRKYITEVRIDHFPEGTKVFSEGEDCNGKMFFVFSGQLQVFKRKANGEDHYVREIKPGEFFGEMALVYPSPRAATVVASAEDTKVGIISKEIFIGMGKESPGFLSAILHSIINRLTSVEDTISERQQELHILINGMPSLKTEQTTTESVTPNEDKTQDPEEPEEKA; the protein is encoded by the coding sequence ATGAACGTCGACCATTTGCGAAAGTACATCACCGAAGTTCGAATCGATCATTTTCCAGAAGGAACCAAAGTATTTTCAGAAGGCGAAGATTGTAATGGAAAGATGTTTTTTGTTTTTTCTGGCCAACTCCAAGTTTTCAAACGAAAAGCGAACGGAGAAGATCATTATGTTCGTGAGATCAAACCTGGAGAGTTCTTTGGAGAAATGGCACTGGTATATCCATCACCGAGAGCCGCGACTGTGGTTGCTTCTGCAGAAGATACAAAGGTGGGAATCATATCAAAAGAAATATTTATCGGAATGGGAAAAGAAAGCCCTGGTTTTCTTTCTGCGATCCTCCACAGTATCATAAACCGCCTAACATCTGTAGAAGATACCATTTCCGAAAGGCAACAAGAATTACATATCCTCATCAATGGAATGCCCTCCTTAAAAACGGAGCAGACTACCACAGAATCCGTCACACCCAATGAGGACAAAACACAAGATCCAGAAGAACCAGAGGAGAAAGCCTAG